In a genomic window of Lycium ferocissimum isolate CSIRO_LF1 chromosome 9, AGI_CSIRO_Lferr_CH_V1, whole genome shotgun sequence:
- the LOC132031452 gene encoding myb family transcription factor IPN2 isoform X1 → MFHAKKPSTMNSHDRPMCVQGDSGLVLTTDPKPRLRWTVELHERFVDAVTQLGGPDKATPKTIMRVMGVKGLTLYHLKSHLQKFRLGKQPHKEFNDHSVKDGDRATSLELQRNSASSSGMIGRNMNEMQMEVQRRLHEQLEGCMLQVQRHLQLRIEAQGKYMQTILEKACQTLGGEENMALPARTFKANIGNQGGGLIPDISAAFKEFGAPPLSFSSFQDLNICGGHEQQLELHAQSSGMGERSSSFDGFMNLGNNNTDHNLSLGKKRPSPYNNGGNGNGKSPLMWSDDFRLQEIGGATGGASCLGPNNEDDHQIIQMAPVSMERSCNLELDSDIYESKPILQDEKKFDAKLERPSPRRAPQISSLSAQGGRNSVFG, encoded by the exons ATGTTCCATGCGAAGAAACCTTCGACTATGAATTCACATGACAGACCTATGTGTGTTCAAGGAGACTCCGGTCTTGTTCTCACTACCGATCCTAAACCTCGTCTTCGTTGGACCGTTGAGCTTCACGAGCGTTTTGTTGATGCTGTTACTCAGTTAGGTGGACCTGATA AGGCAACACCTAAGACTATTATGAGGGTTATGGGTGTTAAGGGTTTAACCCTTTACCATCTCAAGAGCCATCTTCAG AAGTTTAGACTGGGAAAGCAGCCACACAAAGAATTCAATGATCACTCGGTGAAGGATGGTGATAGAG CTACAAGTTTGGAACTGCAAAGAAATTCGGCATCTTCGTCTGGAATGATCGGCCGTAATATGAACGA GATGCAAATGGAGGTGCAGAGAAGGCTGCATGAACAACTGGAG GGGTGCATGTTGCAGGTACAGAGACACCTTCAGTTAAGGATTGAGGCACAGGGAAAGTACATGCAGACTATATTGGAGAAAGCTTGTCAAACATTGGGTGGCGAAGAAAACATGGCATTACCAGCAAGAACCTTTAAAGCCAACATTGGAAATCAGGGAGGAGGACTAATACCGGACATTTCAGCTGCCTTTAAAGAGTTTGGAGCCCCTCCTTTAAGTTTCTCTTCATTTCAGGACCTGAACATTTGTGGAGGGCACGAGCAACAGCTCGAGCTTCATGCTCAGAGTAGCGGCATGGGTGAAAGGTCCTCGTCCTTCGACGGATTCATGAACCTAGGCAATAATAATACTGATCATAACTTGTCTCTGGGAAAAAAGAGGCCTAGCCCTTATAACAATGGGGGTAATGGAAATGGAAAGAGCCCCTTGATGTGGTCCGATGACTTTCGTCTCCAAGAAATAG GTGGAGCAACAGGAGGAGCCTCGTGTTTAGGTCCTAATAATGAAGACGACCACCAGAttattcagatggcaccggtTTCAATGGAGAGGAGTTGCAATCTCGAGCTTGATTCTGACATTTACGAGTCAAAGCCAATTCTACAAGATGAAAAGAAATTCGACGCAAAGCTGGAGAGGCCCTCCCCAAGAAGAGCGCCCCAGATTTCAAGTTTGAGTGCCCAAGGTGGACGAAACTCTGTTTTCGGGTAA
- the LOC132031452 gene encoding myb family transcription factor IPN2 isoform X2, whose protein sequence is MFHAKKPSTMNSHDRPMCVQGDSGLVLTTDPKPRLRWTVELHERFVDAVTQLGGPDKATPKTIMRVMGVKGLTLYHLKSHLQKFRLGKQPHKEFNDHSVKDGDRATSLELQRNSASSSGMIGRNMNEMQMEVQRRLHEQLEVQRHLQLRIEAQGKYMQTILEKACQTLGGEENMALPARTFKANIGNQGGGLIPDISAAFKEFGAPPLSFSSFQDLNICGGHEQQLELHAQSSGMGERSSSFDGFMNLGNNNTDHNLSLGKKRPSPYNNGGNGNGKSPLMWSDDFRLQEIGGATGGASCLGPNNEDDHQIIQMAPVSMERSCNLELDSDIYESKPILQDEKKFDAKLERPSPRRAPQISSLSAQGGRNSVFG, encoded by the exons ATGTTCCATGCGAAGAAACCTTCGACTATGAATTCACATGACAGACCTATGTGTGTTCAAGGAGACTCCGGTCTTGTTCTCACTACCGATCCTAAACCTCGTCTTCGTTGGACCGTTGAGCTTCACGAGCGTTTTGTTGATGCTGTTACTCAGTTAGGTGGACCTGATA AGGCAACACCTAAGACTATTATGAGGGTTATGGGTGTTAAGGGTTTAACCCTTTACCATCTCAAGAGCCATCTTCAG AAGTTTAGACTGGGAAAGCAGCCACACAAAGAATTCAATGATCACTCGGTGAAGGATGGTGATAGAG CTACAAGTTTGGAACTGCAAAGAAATTCGGCATCTTCGTCTGGAATGATCGGCCGTAATATGAACGA GATGCAAATGGAGGTGCAGAGAAGGCTGCATGAACAACTGGAG GTACAGAGACACCTTCAGTTAAGGATTGAGGCACAGGGAAAGTACATGCAGACTATATTGGAGAAAGCTTGTCAAACATTGGGTGGCGAAGAAAACATGGCATTACCAGCAAGAACCTTTAAAGCCAACATTGGAAATCAGGGAGGAGGACTAATACCGGACATTTCAGCTGCCTTTAAAGAGTTTGGAGCCCCTCCTTTAAGTTTCTCTTCATTTCAGGACCTGAACATTTGTGGAGGGCACGAGCAACAGCTCGAGCTTCATGCTCAGAGTAGCGGCATGGGTGAAAGGTCCTCGTCCTTCGACGGATTCATGAACCTAGGCAATAATAATACTGATCATAACTTGTCTCTGGGAAAAAAGAGGCCTAGCCCTTATAACAATGGGGGTAATGGAAATGGAAAGAGCCCCTTGATGTGGTCCGATGACTTTCGTCTCCAAGAAATAG GTGGAGCAACAGGAGGAGCCTCGTGTTTAGGTCCTAATAATGAAGACGACCACCAGAttattcagatggcaccggtTTCAATGGAGAGGAGTTGCAATCTCGAGCTTGATTCTGACATTTACGAGTCAAAGCCAATTCTACAAGATGAAAAGAAATTCGACGCAAAGCTGGAGAGGCCCTCCCCAAGAAGAGCGCCCCAGATTTCAAGTTTGAGTGCCCAAGGTGGACGAAACTCTGTTTTCGGGTAA